A section of the Methanocellales archaeon genome encodes:
- the artA gene encoding archaeosortase A — protein sequence MIILWISLILFLVAIIIPRNKNLIGASGWMFFAAHWALQPPHYLENSDFFNAVLMILVSLFCICMVFLNLRSPESDTLLTITCAAVIGGFLYFPFAEMSFLGDLLIETVTSQTVWGLNLLGAPATKLGSYIFLNEYKIKIILACTGIESMALFTGVTFAVDAPPMRRFKAFLASVPLIYVLNIIRNMFIMAAYGYQWFGEHSFYIAHHGLAKMGSTIALFLIAYIVFLILPEVVDMIEDLTGMLRRW from the coding sequence ATGATAATTCTCTGGATCTCACTTATATTGTTTCTGGTAGCAATAATCATACCCAGAAATAAAAACCTTATCGGTGCCTCAGGATGGATGTTTTTTGCAGCGCATTGGGCTCTACAACCGCCCCATTATCTCGAAAATTCAGACTTTTTTAACGCGGTACTGATGATTTTGGTAAGCTTGTTTTGCATTTGCATGGTATTTTTAAACCTCCGATCACCTGAATCAGACACGCTGCTAACGATAACCTGCGCAGCGGTGATCGGCGGGTTCCTTTACTTTCCGTTTGCTGAAATGTCTTTTTTAGGGGATTTGCTGATAGAGACTGTAACCTCCCAGACTGTCTGGGGATTGAATTTGTTGGGTGCTCCCGCCACAAAACTGGGAAGTTACATCTTCCTGAATGAATACAAAATCAAGATCATCCTTGCCTGCACGGGAATCGAAAGCATGGCACTGTTTACCGGGGTTACTTTTGCAGTTGACGCACCCCCCATGCGAAGATTCAAGGCGTTCCTGGCATCGGTTCCATTGATATACGTCCTCAACATAATCCGAAACATGTTCATCATGGCAGCTTATGGATACCAATGGTTCGGTGAGCATAGTTTTTACATAGCACACCATGGACTCGCGAAGATGGGGTCCACGATTGCGCTATTTCTGATAGCTTATATCGTCTTTCTTATCTTGCCAGAAGTTGTAGACATGATAGAAGATTTAACAGGGATGTTAAGGAGATGGTGA
- the nikR gene encoding nickel-responsive transcriptional regulator NikR, which yields MKKGLMRIGVSLPANLLGRFDEIISLRGYSSRSEGIRDAIRNYIVDYEWMSQQKGDRVGTITLIFDHSQRGLVDELTDIEHDYSNLIESSLHVHLDERNCLEVILVRGESQEVKNIVEKMMALKGVKHVKLTTTSPGEGL from the coding sequence ATGAAGAAGGGCCTAATGAGAATTGGAGTATCTCTCCCGGCCAATTTGCTGGGTAGATTCGATGAAATTATATCGCTAAGAGGATACTCTTCCCGATCAGAGGGCATCAGGGATGCGATAAGGAACTACATCGTTGACTATGAGTGGATGAGCCAGCAAAAAGGGGATCGAGTCGGAACAATCACACTCATCTTTGACCATAGCCAGAGAGGATTGGTTGACGAGCTTACTGACATAGAGCATGACTATTCAAACCTTATAGAATCTTCGCTTCACGTTCATTTGGATGAGAGAAATTGTCTGGAAGTCATACTAGTGAGGGGTGAATCGCAAGAGGTCAAGAATATCGTGGAGAAGATGATGGCGTTAAAGGGTGTGAAGCATGTTAAACTGACGACCACCAGCCCTGGAGAGGGGCTTTAG
- a CDS encoding NUDIX hydrolase, protein MIYDLTVDAIILCNHKIVLIKRKNPPYENYYALPGGFVEKGETVEQALIREAKEETGLDVEILKLVGVYSDPNRDPRGRVVSLCYLTKGIGKLAFGSDSIEAALFDISELPELAFDHAKMIADAREYIDGFLSKVR, encoded by the coding sequence ATGATATATGATTTAACGGTCGATGCAATAATCCTATGTAATCACAAGATCGTTTTGATCAAAAGAAAAAATCCGCCGTATGAAAATTATTACGCATTGCCAGGCGGCTTCGTTGAAAAAGGTGAGACAGTGGAGCAGGCTTTGATACGTGAAGCAAAGGAAGAAACTGGACTCGATGTAGAGATTCTAAAACTTGTGGGCGTTTATTCCGATCCCAACAGAGACCCACGTGGTAGGGTGGTGTCTTTGTGCTATCTGACAAAGGGGATTGGTAAGCTCGCTTTCGGCTCGGATTCAATTGAAGCTGCACTGTTTGATATTTCTGAGTTGCCGGAGCTCGCTTTTGATCATGCAAAGATGATTGCTGATGCAAGGGAGTATATAGATGGATTTTTGTCCAAAGTGCGGTAG
- a CDS encoding TIGR00300 family protein has translation MGAMREIELEGHIIDSMVLTKVFDKVMDMDGEFEILEFRIGKRKTEHSYARLMIVGEDDAHVDRILSELHRLGARLPEMEDAILERTPADKVIPKGFYSTTNHPTYVRHNGKWLTVEGIGMDCLIQVDGNRAICKPLSHVRKGDLVVIGQRGVRVIPPERPRKRSIFEFMGNATSSERPSETLIHQIAEEIIDVKNKGGKIAVVCGPAIVHTGASGALAEMIKKGYVSVLLAGNALAVHDIEYNLYGTSLGMDMGKAEPVSGGHRHHIYAISEIMRAGSIRAAVEQGIISGGIMYECIKNDTPFVLAGSIRDDGPLPDVITDVMVAQDKMRAAVKDVDLVLMMATMLHSIAVGNRLPSYVKTIFIDINPATVTKIMDRGTAQAMGIVTDVGTFLPMLVEELGKLENM, from the coding sequence ATGGGAGCGATGCGAGAAATCGAGCTTGAAGGTCATATTATCGATTCGATGGTCCTGACGAAGGTATTCGATAAGGTAATGGACATGGATGGCGAGTTTGAAATCCTGGAGTTCAGGATTGGAAAACGCAAGACTGAGCATAGCTATGCTCGCCTCATGATCGTCGGCGAGGATGATGCACATGTGGACAGAATCCTAAGCGAATTACATCGATTGGGTGCACGATTGCCAGAAATGGAGGATGCCATCTTGGAGAGAACGCCAGCTGACAAAGTCATCCCGAAGGGCTTTTACTCCACTACTAATCATCCGACCTATGTCAGGCATAACGGCAAATGGCTGACCGTCGAAGGCATAGGGATGGATTGTTTGATTCAGGTAGATGGTAATAGGGCCATATGCAAGCCGCTTTCACATGTTCGCAAGGGCGATTTGGTCGTGATCGGGCAAAGGGGGGTGCGTGTGATCCCGCCCGAGCGCCCAAGAAAAAGATCGATTTTCGAGTTCATGGGCAATGCCACCTCTTCTGAGAGGCCCTCAGAGACGTTGATTCATCAGATTGCCGAAGAAATAATTGACGTCAAAAATAAGGGCGGCAAGATCGCAGTGGTGTGTGGGCCCGCAATAGTTCACACTGGGGCGTCAGGTGCACTCGCAGAGATGATCAAGAAAGGCTATGTGAGCGTCTTGTTGGCAGGAAATGCCTTGGCTGTTCATGATATCGAGTACAATCTGTATGGTACATCCCTCGGAATGGACATGGGGAAAGCGGAACCCGTGTCAGGAGGGCACAGACACCACATCTATGCGATCAGTGAAATCATGCGAGCTGGCTCCATAAGGGCTGCAGTGGAGCAGGGCATCATATCGGGAGGGATCATGTACGAATGCATTAAAAACGATACGCCCTTCGTGCTTGCCGGATCCATCAGGGATGATGGGCCCCTGCCAGACGTCATAACGGATGTGATGGTGGCACAGGACAAGATGAGGGCTGCGGTAAAAGACGTCGATCTGGTGCTGATGATGGCTACGATGCTGCACTCCATAGCTGTCGGCAATCGTCTCCCATCCTATGTGAAGACCATTTTTATCGATATCAACCCTGCCACCGTGACGAAGATCATGGACAGGGGAACAGCTCAGGCAATGGGCATCGTGACAGATGTGGGAACGTTCCTGCCAATGTTGGTTGAAGAGCTGGGTAAGTTAGAGAATATGTGA
- a CDS encoding YdeI/OmpD-associated family protein, whose protein sequence is MELGKKLYVTNRNDWRSWLAKNYDKEKEIWLIYYRKSSGKQRIPYNDAVEEALCYGWIDSNLKGIDEEKFAQRFTPRKPKSKLSEMNKERVLRLIEQDKMTFIGLASIEHVFDTNQKNKKLTIAPDILKTLKQDNEVWKNFQKFPDPYKRIRIGWVEGARTRPKLFNQRLNYFLKMTAKDKKYGKVQ, encoded by the coding sequence ATGGAGCTGGGAAAAAAGCTATATGTAACCAATAGAAACGATTGGCGTTCATGGCTTGCTAAAAATTATGATAAAGAAAAAGAAATTTGGCTAATTTATTATAGAAAATCATCTGGCAAACAAAGAATACCATACAACGATGCTGTTGAAGAAGCACTCTGCTATGGATGGATAGATAGCAATCTCAAAGGTATTGATGAAGAAAAATTTGCCCAAAGATTTACTCCAAGAAAACCGAAAAGTAAGCTTTCAGAGATGAATAAAGAACGTGTTCTTCGCCTTATAGAACAAGATAAAATGACTTTCATTGGTCTTGCTTCCATAGAACACGTATTTGATACAAACCAAAAAAATAAAAAATTAACAATTGCTCCTGATATTTTGAAAACCCTTAAACAAGACAATGAAGTTTGGAAAAACTTCCAGAAATTTCCTGACCCATACAAACGTATTCGTATCGGTTGGGTAGAAGGAGCTAGAACTCGCCCGAAACTTTTTAACCAGAGATTAAATTATTTTCTTAAGATGACAGCAAAGGATAAAAAATATGGGAAGGTACAGTAA
- a CDS encoding phosphatidylserine decarboxylase, which yields MFKGSAGWIAIPLVLTMGAILLKTYPIAILGAALVIFFMLFFRDPNRTPKGSGFISPADGVVMHAGSKVTIFMRLRDVHVNRAPLPGIIKEIKYLKGMHRPAFLNTNQNEQNHITIETMQGDVSVIQIAGILARRIVCYVKEGDKVEAGQRLGAILLGSRVEVTIPPEYELTVKPGDRVKAGETVIARRGRDK from the coding sequence ATGTTCAAGGGCTCTGCGGGTTGGATAGCGATTCCGCTGGTGTTAACCATGGGCGCCATATTGCTTAAGACGTATCCGATCGCAATCCTTGGAGCTGCGTTGGTAATTTTTTTTATGCTGTTCTTCAGGGATCCGAACCGAACACCAAAGGGATCGGGCTTCATATCTCCAGCTGATGGAGTGGTCATGCATGCTGGGAGCAAAGTGACCATATTTATGAGGCTTCGCGATGTGCATGTCAACAGAGCCCCTTTGCCGGGCATCATCAAAGAGATCAAATATTTGAAAGGAATGCACAGGCCTGCGTTCCTAAATACGAATCAAAATGAGCAAAATCATATCACGATCGAGACGATGCAGGGTGATGTCAGCGTAATTCAAATCGCAGGCATCCTGGCGAGGAGAATTGTTTGCTATGTGAAGGAAGGGGATAAAGTGGAGGCGGGGCAAAGGCTTGGAGCGATATTATTGGGATCCAGAGTGGAAGTGACCATCCCACCTGAGTATGAACTCACCGTAAAACCCGGTGACAGGGTCAAAGCAGGAGAGACGGTGATAGCGAGGCGAGGGAGAGATAAATGA
- a CDS encoding dihydroneopterin aldolase family protein, translated as MRSDRERALFELGIKLGALYHQYTGAPLNMETLDSLERAIEKSVSAQPYVLSAKVLIDRDRVQEKLNKFGYCELEGRMLDVHIEVQYGSAKVAGIMRYDEKLDYPLMSIE; from the coding sequence ATGCGATCGGATAGAGAGCGCGCGTTATTCGAGCTTGGCATCAAGCTGGGGGCGCTGTATCACCAGTATACGGGCGCACCCCTCAACATGGAGACGCTGGACAGCTTAGAGCGCGCCATCGAGAAGAGCGTCTCAGCTCAGCCATACGTGTTAAGCGCAAAGGTCTTGATAGACCGCGACAGGGTCCAGGAAAAGCTGAATAAATTCGGCTATTGCGAGCTGGAGGGCAGGATGCTGGACGTGCACATAGAGGTGCAATATGGCTCTGCCAAGGTCGCGGGAATTATGAGATATGATGAGAAGCTGGACTATCCCTTGATGTCTATAGAGTAG
- a CDS encoding transcription factor S produces the protein MDFCPKCGSILLPSADMLKCRKCGHVQIKEGGFVSRERRQEREMTILEKKETGLPTTNVRCPECGNGTAYWWLRQLRSADESEVRFFKCTKCEKTWREYN, from the coding sequence ATGGATTTTTGTCCAAAGTGCGGTAGCATACTGCTTCCTTCTGCTGACATGTTGAAATGTCGAAAATGTGGGCATGTTCAGATAAAGGAAGGGGGATTTGTCTCAAGGGAGCGCAGACAGGAAAGAGAGATGACGATACTCGAAAAAAAGGAAACAGGTTTGCCCACCACAAATGTGCGTTGCCCGGAGTGTGGCAATGGTACTGCATATTGGTGGCTTCGCCAGCTGCGCTCTGCAGACGAGAGCGAGGTGCGATTCTTCAAGTGCACGAAATGCGAAAAGACGTGGAGAGAGTACAATTAG
- the argB gene encoding acetylglutamate kinase produces the protein MLKRENVLIEALPYIRELQDSITVIKIGGHAMLDRNVMEDIVRDVVLLRYVGVRPIVVHGGGPEITRKAEKMGKKPAFVAGLRITDDETLEIAQMVLVGNVNTRIVSLIGKHGAKGMGLSGKDGRLIVARKKSPQKVLIDGVEQEVDLGWVGETERINPEILVLAVEKGYIPVISPIAVDTEGNSLNINADSVAGDIASSIKSKKLIMLTDVPGILRDPSDPKSLISQISLEEVKKLVSSETVQEGMIPKIKACIKAIEGSVEKAHIIDGNMPHALLLELLTDKGIGTMVYR, from the coding sequence ATGCTCAAAAGGGAGAATGTCTTGATTGAGGCGCTTCCTTACATCAGGGAGTTACAGGACTCTATCACCGTGATCAAGATCGGTGGGCATGCGATGCTAGATCGAAATGTCATGGAGGATATAGTCAGAGATGTGGTGCTTTTACGCTATGTGGGAGTGCGTCCTATAGTGGTGCATGGGGGAGGACCCGAGATAACCAGAAAGGCGGAGAAAATGGGGAAGAAGCCAGCTTTCGTAGCAGGGCTCAGAATTACGGATGATGAGACTTTAGAGATCGCGCAAATGGTGCTGGTTGGGAATGTTAATACACGCATCGTCTCCTTGATCGGCAAGCATGGCGCGAAAGGAATGGGGCTCTCTGGAAAAGATGGACGCTTGATCGTTGCGAGGAAGAAATCGCCCCAAAAAGTTCTCATAGATGGCGTTGAGCAAGAGGTGGACCTTGGGTGGGTGGGTGAAACCGAGAGGATAAATCCGGAGATACTTGTGTTGGCAGTCGAGAAGGGCTATATACCTGTGATATCGCCCATAGCAGTGGATACTGAGGGGAATAGCCTGAATATAAACGCAGACAGTGTTGCAGGCGACATAGCTTCATCGATAAAGTCCAAGAAGCTGATAATGCTGACGGATGTACCTGGCATTCTGCGTGACCCTTCAGACCCAAAATCCCTCATATCGCAGATCTCATTGGAAGAGGTCAAGAAACTGGTCTCTAGCGAAACGGTCCAAGAAGGAATGATTCCCAAGATAAAGGCATGCATAAAAGCAATTGAGGGCTCCGTAGAGAAAGCGCACATAATTGATGGAAATATGCCTCATGCGCTTTTGCTGGAACTTTTAACTGATAAAGGAATAGGAACTATGGTGTATAGATAG
- a CDS encoding sulfite exporter TauE/SafE family protein, with protein sequence MIDIILYLLIGLFAGFVSGLIGIGGGVIIVPILIYLLGLTQHQAQGTTLALLIPPIGLLAAWTYYKHGYVNFTIAVFVCLGFFIGGLFGAKLAVGLSNETLRKVFGVALLLVALYMIFKR encoded by the coding sequence ATGATTGACATCATTTTATACTTATTAATCGGTTTATTTGCAGGGTTTGTCAGCGGGTTAATCGGCATCGGCGGTGGAGTCATTATCGTGCCGATATTGATTTATCTGTTGGGTCTAACACAGCACCAAGCACAAGGGACAACCTTGGCTTTGTTAATTCCCCCAATCGGTTTGTTAGCTGCTTGGACCTACTACAAGCATGGTTATGTAAATTTCACTATAGCGGTTTTTGTTTGCTTGGGTTTTTTTATCGGAGGATTGTTTGGTGCAAAGTTAGCTGTGGGATTGTCAAATGAAACACTGCGAAAGGTCTTTGGGGTTGCATTGCTGTTAGTAGCTTTATACATGATTTTTAAGAGATGA
- a CDS encoding DNA polymerase sliding clamp, with translation MVFRAVIDADILKDSIEAISALVDEAKFKLGPEGISLTAVDPANVAMVSFELGSNAFDSYESTEGEIGLDLIKLVNVLGMAKSSDKVGLELNEKTHKLSISMGGLSYTLSLLDPSSIRKEPKVPSLDLPVKATLNGNDLRKAVKAAETVSDHITLGVDGDVLFMEAKGDTDQVRLGLTKDELIDLTASGPARSLFSLDYLIDMSKSLKKVNEITIHLGKDYPIKINFMIANGNGKVGYLLAPRIES, from the coding sequence ATGGTATTCAGAGCAGTTATAGATGCAGACATATTGAAAGACTCGATAGAGGCGATATCCGCTCTTGTGGATGAAGCAAAGTTCAAGCTTGGTCCAGAGGGAATAAGTCTCACGGCAGTAGATCCAGCAAATGTTGCGATGGTATCTTTTGAGTTGGGCTCTAATGCGTTTGATTCTTATGAGTCTACAGAGGGTGAGATCGGGTTAGACCTGATTAAGCTGGTCAATGTCTTAGGAATGGCTAAGAGTTCTGATAAGGTCGGGCTTGAACTAAATGAAAAGACGCACAAGTTGTCGATCTCGATGGGTGGACTTTCATACACGCTTTCACTTCTAGATCCCTCCTCCATCAGAAAGGAGCCGAAAGTACCCTCTCTCGATCTGCCGGTAAAGGCCACGTTAAATGGAAATGACTTGAGAAAAGCAGTCAAAGCGGCAGAGACGGTGAGCGATCATATAACTCTTGGGGTGGACGGAGACGTCCTATTCATGGAAGCTAAGGGCGATACCGATCAAGTCAGGCTGGGGCTGACCAAGGATGAATTGATCGATCTGACTGCATCTGGTCCTGCCAGATCTTTGTTTTCGCTTGACTATCTAATTGATATGAGTAAATCCTTAAAAAAGGTAAATGAAATAACGATTCACCTGGGTAAGGATTACCCGATTAAGATCAATTTCATGATCGCTAATGGAAATGGTAAGGTTGGATATTTGCTCGCTCCTAGGATAGAGTCTTAA
- a CDS encoding toll/interleukin-1 receptor domain-containing protein: MSATRFNLSPNDVDVSDTKIFISYKTKEWEYAKKLSEELRNLGFGIIIVPPQPSSSPKKKNEDIKTYLSELIDDADYICIIVSEMSLMSAWVQYEFKEAASLIGRVVFVNKDNTQLFSGYEAVDYLQKGFIWRNLYVKHSTLTLPEITNEGVNELAIQLLNDPDEGWYDGRVSVGRRCPAKGLRYQNRMKKYARECVLVDPKYEHKYVLEVIPFNWSQIECDKEDMEAVLKSIILDRGLLNLERSFLNDEVDIFQTWYFVTEFEEFLEKDDFGLNVFVVLER, from the coding sequence ATGTCTGCAACTCGATTTAATCTTTCGCCTAATGATGTTGATGTATCCGATACAAAAATTTTTATTTCTTACAAAACGAAGGAATGGGAATACGCTAAAAAACTTAGCGAAGAACTGAGAAATTTAGGCTTTGGTATTATAATTGTTCCTCCACAACCATCAAGTTCTCCAAAAAAGAAGAATGAAGATATTAAAACATACCTTTCTGAACTAATAGATGATGCTGATTACATATGTATAATAGTCTCCGAAATGTCTCTCATGTCAGCTTGGGTTCAATACGAATTTAAGGAAGCTGCTAGTTTGATTGGTCGAGTTGTTTTCGTTAATAAAGATAATACGCAACTTTTTTCAGGATATGAAGCAGTTGATTACCTTCAAAAGGGATTTATATGGCGGAATTTATATGTAAAACATTCCACTCTTACATTACCGGAAATTACAAATGAGGGTGTAAATGAACTTGCTATACAATTACTAAATGATCCAGACGAAGGTTGGTATGATGGTCGAGTATCGGTTGGTCGAAGATGCCCAGCAAAAGGATTGCGTTATCAAAATAGGATGAAAAAATATGCCAGAGAGTGTGTTTTGGTAGATCCCAAATATGAGCATAAGTATGTTCTAGAGGTAATTCCATTTAATTGGAGCCAAATAGAATGCGATAAAGAAGATATGGAAGCTGTCTTAAAATCAATTATTCTGGATCGAGGACTCCTAAATCTTGAAAGATCTTTTCTTAATGATGAAGTAGACATTTTTCAAACTTGGTACTTCGTAACGGAATTTGAAGAATTTTTAGAAAAAGATGATTTTGGTCTTAACGTTTTTGTTGTGTTAGAGCGCTGA
- a CDS encoding cupin domain-containing protein: MKGFTTNIEKDTLKNENFRKVLYTSKHSQLVLMSLKPNEDIGMEVHWENDQFFRFEKGQGKCIIDGNEYKIGDGIAVVVPAGAKHNIINTSDKEELKLYTIYSPAHHKDGIVRATKKEAEAREAEFDGVTTE, encoded by the coding sequence ATGAAAGGATTTACCACAAACATCGAAAAAGACACCTTAAAAAACGAAAATTTCCGCAAGGTACTATACACCTCAAAACACAGCCAACTGGTTCTGATGAGTTTAAAGCCCAATGAGGACATCGGTATGGAAGTTCATTGGGAAAACGATCAATTCTTCCGCTTTGAAAAAGGGCAGGGAAAGTGCATCATTGACGGCAACGAATATAAAATTGGTGATGGTATAGCCGTTGTTGTGCCTGCCGGGGCGAAACACAATATTATTAACACATCGGATAAAGAAGAATTGAAGCTTTATACAATATATTCTCCTGCTCACCATAAAGATGGTATTGTCAGGGCTACTAAAAAAGAAGCAGAGGCTAGGGAAGCAGAATTTGATGGTGTAACGACTGAATAG
- the priL gene encoding DNA primase regulatory subunit PriL, with translation MDIDLKYAYYPFTSCASDYVKRSGKSIESLLDGEFGKAVINRAKERVIQAIRGSIKNAFDGKSIPMDVDLEKELFSYPIARIFVSCIGDPYLIKRYALAEAEAAHVHMKAEEPEFLEKLAREFNIQCVLGRHDFQIHFADYLRFASRMHDLEWKLVNRRLENGYVPVNKRDFVRLLQEAIRDRIQSSLPLDLPPALKSSFSPHIADISRHFEELKAEFRSDDFGEVDSECFPPCIKHMLALVQAGQNLAHSARFALTSFLANIGMSAEEIIDIYRVSPDFDEGQTSYQVKHILGSSGKAYTAPNCATMATYGNCFGKERICDWVSHPLSFYRKKLDYDGKARQEESAGASVESTIDE, from the coding sequence ATGGATATAGACCTAAAATATGCTTATTATCCCTTTACCTCTTGTGCTTCTGATTATGTGAAGCGTTCGGGCAAATCCATAGAAAGTTTGCTGGATGGCGAGTTTGGCAAGGCTGTCATTAACAGGGCTAAAGAGAGAGTTATCCAGGCCATCAGGGGCAGTATCAAAAATGCATTTGACGGGAAGAGCATTCCCATGGATGTAGACCTAGAAAAGGAGTTATTTTCATATCCTATTGCCCGAATTTTTGTGTCTTGTATTGGGGACCCCTATCTCATTAAACGCTATGCTTTGGCCGAGGCAGAGGCAGCGCATGTTCACATGAAAGCTGAAGAGCCAGAATTTCTGGAAAAACTTGCTAGGGAATTCAACATCCAATGTGTGCTCGGTAGGCACGATTTCCAAATCCATTTTGCGGATTATCTCAGGTTTGCGTCCAGGATGCATGATCTGGAGTGGAAGCTGGTGAATCGCCGCCTGGAGAATGGCTATGTGCCTGTAAACAAGAGGGATTTTGTTAGGCTGCTTCAGGAAGCTATACGTGATAGAATACAAAGCTCTCTTCCTCTAGATCTCCCACCTGCCTTGAAGAGTTCATTTTCACCCCATATAGCGGATATCAGCAGGCATTTCGAGGAATTAAAGGCAGAATTCCGCTCGGATGATTTTGGGGAGGTCGATTCGGAGTGTTTTCCTCCCTGTATTAAACATATGCTCGCTCTCGTACAGGCTGGTCAGAATTTAGCTCATTCTGCGCGTTTCGCGCTAACATCCTTTCTGGCAAACATTGGGATGAGCGCTGAGGAAATAATCGATATCTATCGCGTTTCGCCTGATTTTGATGAGGGACAGACAAGTTATCAGGTAAAACACATCCTGGGATCCTCTGGAAAGGCCTACACTGCACCCAATTGTGCCACGATGGCCACCTATGGGAATTGTTTTGGAAAAGAACGAATTTGTGATTGGGTCTCACATCCTTTAAGCTTCTATCGGAAGAAGCTGGATTATGATGGCAAGGCTCGACAAGAGGAAAGTGCGGGAGCTTCTGTTGAATCTACTATCGATGAGTAG
- the pssA gene encoding CDP-diacylglycerol--serine O-phosphatidyltransferase yields the protein MNILKLIKLPDLVTIVNALLGFVALLMVARGEIRSASVLILVAALVDGLDGFIARNIENGVFGVNLDSFADFVSFGIVPAIAGYMLINEINPYIASGFTAAYLTCGMLRLARFNISSKSKEFVGLPITASGICMALLITIQADPRILAGSYLILSALMVSSISYPKIQDRKILMPVGIVLIFSIIIYSVQNVHFINLIPLMMVTGYILSPLVWKVKYAIG from the coding sequence ATGAACATTCTTAAGCTAATCAAGTTACCGGATTTGGTGACGATCGTGAATGCGCTACTCGGATTCGTCGCCCTTTTGATGGTGGCAAGGGGAGAGATTAGAAGCGCTTCTGTATTAATCCTGGTTGCAGCACTTGTAGATGGCTTAGATGGATTCATCGCAAGAAACATAGAGAACGGAGTTTTCGGCGTGAACCTGGACTCTTTTGCGGATTTCGTATCTTTTGGCATCGTGCCTGCTATAGCAGGTTACATGCTTATCAATGAGATAAACCCCTATATTGCATCGGGTTTTACGGCAGCCTATCTGACATGTGGAATGCTGAGATTGGCGAGATTCAACATAAGTTCAAAAAGCAAGGAGTTCGTTGGGTTACCCATCACCGCAAGTGGAATCTGTATGGCACTGCTCATCACCATCCAAGCAGATCCACGGATATTGGCAGGTTCCTACCTGATTCTCTCAGCATTAATGGTAAGCAGCATCAGCTATCCAAAAATTCAGGATAGAAAAATTCTGATGCCCGTTGGCATTGTACTCATCTTCAGCATCATCATATACTCCGTCCAAAATGTGCACTTTATTAACCTGATCCCCCTCATGATGGTCACGGGCTACATATTAAGCCCGTTAGTGTGGAAGGTGAAATATGCGATCGGATAG